In the Quercus lobata isolate SW786 chromosome 5, ValleyOak3.0 Primary Assembly, whole genome shotgun sequence genome, one interval contains:
- the LOC115989040 gene encoding uncharacterized protein At4g18490 isoform X3, which produces MESLRHLKNVSAERNKLCSIKAGKRTPDLSSIKTSRITEANKVLSSSISRREINSLEKSEKKMKVQGNVALKTEHCVDSTEKQMSQSPSLKRKTFEASNADSVYLKPLKRLSASPSESSNSKLPLESVLEEQVCIHGIQAESSAKHVFTDHRTSGLERAREVNMMDLEIPLAMENDGNVEKAEAYTKDLDDICNMLRKKHEEAKEKLVRAIVNNNNLLMLNHPIYDEKIRKIQRFASQLMSKELQA; this is translated from the exons ATGGAGTCTTTGCGGCACTTGAAGAACGTTTCGGCCGAAAGGAATAAACTTTGCTCCATAAAAGCTGGCAAGAGGACACCTGATCTCTCTAGCATTAAAACTTCAAG GATTACAGAGGCAAACAAAGTTCTATCAAGTTCTATAAGTCGGAGAGAAATTAACTCCTTGGAAAAGtcagagaaaaaaatgaaggtaCAGGGAAATGTAGCATTGAAGACTGAGCATTGTGTTGACAGTACTGAGAAACAAATGTCTCAGAGCCCATCCTTGAAAAGGAAAACATTTGAG GCATCAAATGCAGATTCAGTGTACCTAAAGCCTCTAAAACGCCTCTCTGCATCACCTAGTGAAAGCAG TAATTCAAAATTACCTTTGGAAAGTGTCCTTGAAGAACAG GTTTGCATTCATGGGATTCAGGCAGAGAGTAGTGCCAAGCATGTCTTTACTGACCACCGGACCTCTGGACTTGAACGTGCTCGAGAGGTGAACATGATGGACTTGGAAATTCCTTTAGCTATGGAGAATGATGGAAATGTTGAGAAGGCTGAGGCATATACGAAGGATCTTGATGAT ATTTGCAACATGCTGAGAAAGAAGCACGAGGAAGCCAAAGAAAAATTAGTTCGAGCTATTGTCAACAATAACAATTTGCTGATGCTTAACCATCCCATCTATGACGAGAAG ATCCGTAAGATTCAGAGATTCGCTTCCCAACTGATGTCCAAGGAGCTTCAAGCATGA
- the LOC115990539 gene encoding B3 domain-containing protein At4g01580-like: MASQWRRDNDNGPADRSPHFFKIILPNAVQEGKLRIPDKFVQKFGVDLLDMAFLTIPNGRKWKVKLTQHAGGVWFQNGWSEFASSHGVAVGHLLVFKYEGNSHFDVLIFDATTTEIDYTLDDELQVHRIEDDESDDSSVEIIKHFYRGEGSGSAHPKKDGGVAENLAIANAFKSENPLFTIIIRPSYVNGKDRASLPQDIINYLPREGFTKDYTKASILPVKLQIVD; encoded by the exons ATGGCTTCTCAATGGCGGAGAGACAACGACAATGGTCCTGCTGATCGGTCCCCACACTTTTTCAAGATTATTCTGCCGAATGCTGTTCAGGAAGGAAAGCTT CGGATTCCAGATAAGTTCGTGCAGAAATTTGGAGTGGATCTGTTAGATATGGCCTTTCTCACTATTCCAAATGGTAGAAAATGGAAAGTCAAGTTGACACAACATGCTGGGGGGGTTTGGTTTCAAAATGGTTGGTCCGAATTTGCAAGCTCTCATGGTGTAGCCGTGGGGCACTTGCTGGTTTtcaaatatgaaggaaattcacACTTTGATGTACTCATATTTGATGCCACTACAACAGAAATAGACTATACTTTAGACGACGAACTCCAAGTTCATAGGATCGAAGATGATGAGAGTGATGACAGCTCTGTTGAAATCATCAAACACTTTTATAGGGGAGAGGGTTCAG GATCAGCCCATCCTAAGAAAGACGGTGGTGTAGCTGAAAATCTTGCTATAGCCAATGCTTTTAAATCAGAAAATCCCCTTTTCACTATTATCATTCGTCCATCCTACGTTAATGGCAAGGATCGTGCG AGTTTACCCCAAGACATTATCAACTACTTACCGAGAGAAGGGTTTACCAAGGACTACACCAAAGCAAGTATACTCCCTGTCAAGCTCCAGATTGTGGACTGA